A region from the Candidatus Dependentiae bacterium genome encodes:
- a CDS encoding GIY-YIG nuclease family protein, producing the protein MQDFYVYILRCNDDSYYIGHTDNIEIRFAEHQQRTYPCCYTATRLPVTLVFVQETSSRDEAFEAERQIKKWTRKKKKALIQGDISLLKNLSKNKLLVSKSPLRSDPFVTFLVPR; encoded by the coding sequence ATGCAAGATTTTTATGTATACATTCTACGTTGCAATGATGACTCATATTATATTGGCCACACCGATAACATAGAGATAAGATTCGCTGAACATCAACAAAGAACATATCCTTGTTGTTACACCGCTACTCGTTTACCCGTAACATTGGTCTTCGTGCAAGAAACTTCAAGTCGAGATGAAGCATTTGAAGCAGAACGCCAAATCAAAAAATGGACTAGAAAGAAAAAAAAAGCCTTGATACAAGGTGATATTTCCCTACTGAAAAACTTATCGAAAAATAAACTTTTAGTTAGCAAAAGCCCTCTTAGATCCGACCCATTCGTTACATTTCTCGTTCCTCGTTAA